The Deinococcus aquiradiocola genome segment GACCTTCGGGCCGGACGGGCGCATGTACGTGAGCGCCGGGTCGTCCTGCAACGCCTGCCGCGAGACGGACCCGCGCCGCGCCGCCATCTGGAGCTACGCGGCGAACGGCCGGGACGGACGCCTGTACGCGTCGGGCCTGCGCAACGCGGTGGGCCTCGCGTGGCGCGGCGACACACTGTACGCCAGCAACAACGGCCGCGACTACCTGGGCGACACGACGCCCCCCGAGGGGTTTTACCGCCTGAAGGCCGGGGGGTTCTACGGCTGGCCCACGTGCTTCACGGTGGGCGGCAGGGTCGTGAACGATCCCGCGTACCGGCGGGCGGACTGCTCGCGCGCCCTGCCGGCCTTCGCGACGGTGCACGCGCACAGCGCCCCGATGGACCTCGCGCTGTACACGGGCCGGATGTTCCCGCCCGCGTACCGGGGGCAGTTCGTGGCGGCGTTGCACGGCAGCAGCATGAACGCCGTCCCGGTGGGCGACAAGCTCGTGCTGATCGACCCGGCGAGCGGAAAGGTACGGGATTTCGTGACGGGCTTCCTGCACCGGGACGTGTACACGAACCGCCCCGTCGGTCTGCTGGTGATGCCGGACGGGGCGCTGCTCGTCAGTGATGACTGGGCGGGACTGGTGTACCGCGTGTGGTACGCGGCCCACTGACCCGGAAGCCGGACGGGCCGGGCTGTCCGCCGTGCCGGGGGCGGGGCGTTATACGGTTTTGATCCGATTCCAGGGATGCCGGGAAAAGCACCGACATCCCTTCCACCTCCACAAAACCGTATTTTTTGGTGCTCGCTTCGCTCGGCTGAACTTCAAAAGTTCAGCTCAAAACCGTATTACT includes the following:
- a CDS encoding PQQ-dependent sugar dehydrogenase; the protein is MPRVSSVRSKRPSRPAVHVRAAATLLLLLGAATGVQWAGAQGAVSATRPSGVLPPLRLPAGFHASIYAAGLAKPRLMALAPNGDVALSDMKSGQVLILRPGPGPGGRATVFRFAGGLNLPHGLAFHGAYLYVATTDAVLRFPYRPGDTHAITPGTRVVALPGGGEHVTRTLTFGPDGRMYVSAGSSCNACRETDPRRAAIWSYAANGRDGRLYASGLRNAVGLAWRGDTLYASNNGRDYLGDTTPPEGFYRLKAGGFYGWPTCFTVGGRVVNDPAYRRADCSRALPAFATVHAHSAPMDLALYTGRMFPPAYRGQFVAALHGSSMNAVPVGDKLVLIDPASGKVRDFVTGFLHRDVYTNRPVGLLVMPDGALLVSDDWAGLVYRVWYAAH